The Novipirellula artificiosorum genome includes a window with the following:
- a CDS encoding RrF2 family transcriptional regulator codes for MVISARVHYACLAMLELTMRADDSAPVAVREITDRHQIPGPFLAQILRPLRVAGWVQSVRGSQGGYRLTVDPGQITLLDIAEAMACQAAHNHLTDNPTGSATALQQVWDDADEASRAVLSSMRLSDLAQRCREGEATMFYI; via the coding sequence ATGGTCATTTCCGCACGAGTTCATTACGCCTGTCTCGCAATGTTGGAATTGACGATGCGCGCCGACGACTCTGCTCCGGTTGCCGTTCGCGAGATTACCGATCGGCATCAGATTCCCGGCCCATTCCTGGCTCAGATCCTGCGGCCGTTGCGTGTGGCAGGATGGGTACAAAGTGTGCGAGGCAGCCAGGGAGGTTATCGGTTGACGGTCGATCCTGGGCAAATCACCTTGCTCGATATCGCCGAAGCCATGGCATGCCAAGCGGCGCACAACCATTTGACAGACAATCCCACAGGCTCTGCGACAGCGTTGCAACAGGTATGGGACGATGCCGATGAAGCCTCGCGAGCGGTCTTGAGCAGCATGCGGCTAAGCGACCTTGCCCAGCGATGTCGCGAAGGCGAAGCGACGATGTTTTACATTTAA